One genomic region from Nocardia vinacea encodes:
- a CDS encoding cytochrome P450, with product MTTDSSELACPFTGTDAAPSSISRVHTATGDEAWKVCGYHKVKELFTDVRLGRSHPTPETAARSSESVFFGRPFGNFETEPADNARMRGLLNPLFSAKRMRELTPRVAAFTTQLLDDMAEEGSPADLHKAFAEPLPLLVISELLGVPYEDRAQFRLWSEALFDTSDGAKSGQAGAEWFLYCKSLVERLRREPGEGVIAKLCEVPDLADDAIATLAMGLLLAGHETTVVEIGLCTVQLLRNPAQWQKLVDQPELVPAAIEELLRVHDSTAFARYARTDMEIDGVTVRTGDLVLLDVDSANHDPEIFTNARQLDVTRAEGQHLAFGYGLHYCTGAPLARIELQVAFGQLISRFPTLHLAVDPDALKVRENVVTKGLTSLPVAW from the coding sequence ATGACCACCGACTCATCGGAACTCGCATGCCCCTTCACCGGCACCGACGCCGCACCCAGCTCGATCAGCCGCGTCCACACGGCGACGGGCGACGAAGCCTGGAAGGTCTGCGGCTATCACAAGGTGAAAGAGCTGTTCACCGATGTGCGTCTCGGCCGTTCCCATCCGACACCGGAGACCGCCGCGCGATCGTCGGAGTCGGTGTTCTTCGGCCGCCCCTTCGGGAACTTCGAGACCGAACCCGCCGATAACGCGCGGATGCGCGGACTGTTGAATCCGCTGTTCTCGGCCAAGCGGATGCGCGAACTCACGCCGCGGGTGGCCGCGTTCACCACGCAACTGCTCGACGATATGGCCGAAGAGGGTTCGCCCGCCGACCTACACAAGGCCTTCGCCGAACCGCTGCCGCTGCTGGTCATCAGCGAACTACTCGGTGTCCCCTACGAGGATCGCGCGCAGTTCCGGCTCTGGAGCGAGGCGCTGTTCGACACCAGCGACGGCGCGAAGTCCGGACAGGCCGGGGCCGAATGGTTCCTCTACTGCAAGTCGCTGGTCGAACGGCTGCGCCGGGAACCGGGCGAGGGCGTGATCGCCAAGCTGTGCGAGGTGCCGGACCTGGCCGACGATGCCATCGCGACGCTGGCCATGGGGTTGCTCTTGGCCGGGCATGAGACCACTGTTGTCGAAATCGGCCTGTGCACCGTGCAATTGCTGCGGAATCCGGCGCAGTGGCAGAAGCTGGTCGACCAGCCGGAGCTGGTGCCCGCCGCGATCGAGGAACTGCTGCGCGTACACGATTCCACCGCCTTCGCCCGCTATGCGCGCACCGATATGGAGATCGACGGCGTTACCGTCCGGACCGGCGATCTGGTGCTGCTGGACGTCGATTCGGCCAACCACGATCCGGAGATCTTCACCAATGCGCGCCAACTCGACGTGACCCGCGCGGAGGGGCAGCATCTGGCGTTCGGCTACGGCCTGCATTACTGCACCGGTGCGCCGCTGGCTCGGATCGAATTGCAGGTCGCCTTCGGTCAGCTGATCTCCCGCTTCCCGACACTGCATCTGGCGGTCGACCCCGATGCGTTGAAGGTGCGCGAGAACGTTGTCACCAAGGGCCTGACCTCGTTGCCAGTCGCATGGTGA
- a CDS encoding TetR/AcrR family transcriptional regulator, translated as MPESPTPAETSAQPVRRMPRAQRREQILAAATRAVARNGFTGTGLPDIAAEAGITHVILYRHFASKADLYRAVLERAYTRLGDAVGTEKLDGTSISALLRAAAADPDAFRLLFRHAVREPEFRDVIDMVRSYSTMIAQRYLTDAVPAGPWLDWAAQVIPTFILDAVIAWLDAGQPDLDDAAERINRAARALIEVAGGELVQKD; from the coding sequence GTGCCCGAAAGCCCAACGCCCGCCGAGACTTCGGCGCAGCCTGTCCGGCGCATGCCGCGTGCCCAGCGGCGCGAGCAGATCCTCGCCGCGGCCACCCGCGCGGTGGCCCGCAACGGATTCACCGGGACGGGCCTGCCCGATATCGCCGCCGAGGCCGGCATTACGCATGTGATCCTCTACCGGCACTTCGCCTCGAAGGCCGATCTGTACCGTGCCGTGCTGGAACGGGCCTACACCAGGCTCGGCGATGCCGTCGGCACCGAAAAGCTGGACGGCACCAGCATTTCCGCGCTGCTGCGGGCGGCCGCCGCCGATCCGGACGCCTTCCGGCTGCTATTCCGGCACGCGGTCCGCGAGCCCGAATTCCGCGACGTCATCGATATGGTCCGCAGCTATTCGACGATGATCGCGCAGCGGTATCTCACCGATGCGGTGCCGGCCGGGCCGTGGCTGGACTGGGCCGCGCAGGTCATCCCCACCTTCATCCTGGATGCGGTGATCGCCTGGCTCGATGCCGGCCAGCCGGATCTCGACGATGCCGCCGAACGGATCAATCGCGCGGCCCGTGCGCTCATCGAGGTCGCCGGCGGCGAATTGGTCCAGAAGGATTGA
- a CDS encoding helix-turn-helix transcriptional regulator encodes MDELQVPTLAEFVRMRRQRPTAAHPGGLSRQQLAEAIHSSVGYLAKIEQGGAFNPSPSILDALADVFALDPDERIHLYHLAQQRFSGGPRRPGPVRPPVRKTLDALTPHLAAALDDGWRVIDCNDAFDEAFPGLRPNGHALRWMFTDPRARLVIEEWEREADLMIGRLRAYAGRAGGRADVQLLLRELGAQPDFHRLWNSGRVYIGRRDPTIRLRNRKTGKPFEIHVQRFRTTLPEPTRQLFVGLLEDDEVG; translated from the coding sequence ATGGATGAACTACAGGTGCCGACTCTCGCCGAATTCGTGCGAATGCGGCGGCAGCGACCGACCGCGGCGCATCCAGGCGGCCTGAGCCGACAGCAGCTCGCCGAGGCGATCCACTCCAGCGTCGGCTATCTCGCCAAGATCGAGCAGGGCGGTGCGTTCAATCCGAGCCCATCGATTCTCGATGCGCTCGCCGACGTCTTCGCATTGGATCCGGACGAGCGCATCCACCTGTATCACCTTGCGCAGCAGCGATTCAGCGGCGGTCCGCGCCGGCCCGGCCCGGTGCGGCCGCCCGTGCGCAAGACCCTCGACGCCTTGACCCCGCATCTCGCAGCGGCGCTCGACGACGGCTGGCGCGTCATCGACTGCAACGACGCCTTCGACGAAGCTTTTCCCGGTCTGCGACCGAACGGACATGCGCTGCGCTGGATGTTCACCGATCCGCGGGCACGCCTGGTGATCGAGGAATGGGAGCGAGAGGCGGATCTTATGATCGGGCGTCTGCGCGCCTACGCGGGCCGTGCCGGTGGGCGAGCCGATGTCCAGCTGCTACTACGTGAGCTGGGCGCACAGCCCGACTTTCACCGCCTGTGGAATAGCGGCCGGGTGTACATCGGCCGACGCGACCCGACCATTCGGCTTCGAAATCGCAAGACCGGCAAGCCGTTCGAAATCCACGTCCAACGATTCCGCACCACGCTGCCCGAGCCGACCCGACAACTTTTCGTCGGGTTACTCGAGGACGATGAGGTCGGATAA
- a CDS encoding acyl-CoA dehydrogenase family protein encodes MDFTPTEAQLDLTRLTAEVCAKLVTADRIRELDAEGRFDGPLWQSLAETGVLAAALPESVGGGDFGALEQSAVLRELGKHVAAVPYLWSIVVGAGALARFGPDAQQDWARQAGEGSIILTAGLAEEHNWEPTKPTTVAHEADGVWRLTGAKTTVPYADRAARILVPATVSGATALFLVDPSDATVNVTAQRVVDFSAEFGVEFHDTPAELVATVDSGAEILDWILTRAWLGLSAQQLGTLERALELVAEYAREREQFGKAVGSFQAVAQRLADAYIDVQGLRLAVTQAAWRVSEDLASAEAVHTAKFWAADAGHRVAHTVVHVHGGVGIDRDHIVHNYFTAAKHNEFALGGASDHLRALGSLLAETPA; translated from the coding sequence ATGGATTTCACACCCACTGAAGCTCAGCTCGATCTGACCCGCCTGACCGCCGAGGTCTGCGCCAAGTTGGTCACCGCCGACCGGATCCGCGAACTCGATGCCGAGGGCCGCTTCGACGGGCCGCTGTGGCAGTCGCTCGCCGAGACCGGCGTGTTGGCTGCCGCACTGCCGGAGTCGGTGGGCGGGGGCGATTTCGGCGCGCTCGAACAGAGCGCCGTGCTGCGCGAGCTGGGCAAGCATGTCGCCGCGGTCCCGTATCTGTGGTCGATCGTGGTGGGCGCGGGTGCGCTTGCGCGTTTCGGCCCGGACGCCCAACAGGATTGGGCGCGCCAGGCGGGCGAGGGCAGCATCATCCTCACCGCCGGGCTCGCCGAGGAGCACAACTGGGAGCCGACCAAGCCGACCACGGTGGCGCACGAGGCCGATGGCGTTTGGCGGCTCACCGGCGCGAAGACCACGGTGCCTTATGCCGACCGCGCGGCCCGAATCCTGGTCCCCGCCACGGTTTCCGGAGCAACCGCGCTGTTCCTGGTGGATCCCTCCGATGCGACCGTGAACGTGACCGCGCAGCGTGTGGTCGACTTCAGCGCCGAGTTCGGCGTCGAATTCCATGACACCCCGGCCGAATTGGTCGCGACGGTGGACTCCGGCGCGGAGATCCTCGACTGGATCCTGACCCGTGCCTGGCTCGGCCTGAGTGCGCAGCAATTGGGCACCTTGGAACGCGCACTCGAGCTGGTCGCCGAATATGCCCGCGAGCGTGAGCAATTCGGCAAGGCGGTCGGCAGCTTCCAGGCAGTCGCGCAGCGCCTCGCCGACGCCTACATCGACGTCCAGGGACTGCGGCTGGCGGTCACCCAGGCCGCCTGGCGGGTTTCCGAGGATCTGGCCAGCGCGGAAGCCGTACACACGGCCAAGTTCTGGGCCGCCGATGCCGGACACCGGGTGGCGCACACCGTGGTTCACGTGCACGGCGGCGTCGGCATCGACCGCGACCACATCGTGCACAACTACTTCACCGCCGCGAAGCACAATGAATTCGCACTGGGCGGGGCGAGTGACCACCTGCGGGCCCTCGGCTCTCTGCTCGCGGAAACTCCTGCCTGA
- a CDS encoding acyl-CoA dehydrogenase family protein: MRIAYTPQQEELRAELRDYFARLITPERRAALSATTGEYGHGNVYREVVQEMGRDGWLTLAWPEEFGGQDRPTMDQLIFTDEAAIAGAPVPFLTINSVAPTIMHYGSEEQKKFFLPKIAAGELHFSIGYSEPSAGTDLASLRTTAVRDGDDYVINGQKMWTSLIAYADYVWLAVRTDPTAKKHKGISMLIVPTTAEGFSWTPVHTMAGPDTSATYYQDVRVPASSLVGQENGGWALITNQLNHERVALTSAGPLMVALNQTTEWARNTKAGDGSRVIDQEWVRLNLARVQAKVEYLKLLNWEIASRADAGGDAAPRPWDASTCKVYGTELSTEAYRLLMEILGPQAYLRQDSPGAELRGRLERFHRAALILTFGGGTNEVQRDIIAMTALKQPAAAR; this comes from the coding sequence ATGCGCATTGCGTACACGCCGCAGCAGGAAGAGCTCCGCGCGGAGCTGCGCGACTACTTCGCGCGGCTGATCACCCCGGAGCGCCGAGCCGCGCTGAGCGCGACCACCGGCGAGTACGGCCACGGCAACGTCTACCGCGAGGTGGTCCAGGAAATGGGCCGCGACGGCTGGCTCACCCTGGCCTGGCCCGAGGAGTTCGGCGGCCAGGACCGCCCGACCATGGACCAGCTGATCTTCACCGATGAGGCGGCCATCGCGGGGGCGCCGGTGCCCTTCCTCACCATCAATTCGGTGGCGCCGACGATCATGCACTACGGCAGCGAGGAGCAGAAGAAGTTCTTCCTGCCCAAGATCGCCGCGGGTGAACTGCACTTCTCCATCGGTTATTCGGAACCGAGCGCGGGCACCGACCTGGCCAGCCTGCGCACCACCGCCGTGCGCGACGGCGACGACTATGTGATCAACGGTCAAAAGATGTGGACCAGCCTGATCGCGTACGCCGACTATGTCTGGCTCGCGGTTCGCACCGATCCGACTGCCAAGAAGCACAAGGGCATCAGCATGCTCATCGTGCCGACGACCGCCGAAGGCTTCTCCTGGACCCCGGTGCACACGATGGCCGGACCGGATACCAGCGCCACCTACTACCAGGACGTCCGGGTGCCGGCCAGTTCGCTGGTCGGCCAGGAGAACGGCGGCTGGGCGCTGATCACCAATCAGCTCAACCACGAGCGCGTCGCGCTCACCTCGGCCGGACCGCTCATGGTCGCGCTGAACCAGACCACCGAATGGGCACGCAACACCAAGGCGGGTGACGGTTCCCGGGTCATCGATCAGGAATGGGTGCGGCTCAATCTGGCCAGGGTGCAGGCCAAGGTCGAATACCTGAAGCTGCTGAACTGGGAGATCGCCAGCCGGGCCGATGCGGGCGGCGATGCCGCACCGCGGCCGTGGGACGCCTCGACCTGCAAGGTCTACGGCACCGAACTGTCCACCGAGGCCTACCGGCTGCTGATGGAAATCCTCGGGCCACAGGCCTATCTGCGTCAGGATTCGCCCGGTGCCGAGCTGCGCGGACGGTTGGAGCGGTTCCACCGCGCCGCACTGATCCTCACCTTCGGAGGCGGCACCAATGAGGTCCAGCGCGACATCATCGCCATGACCGCACTGAAGCAACCCGCCGCGGCGCGCTGA
- a CDS encoding ferredoxin — translation MKVTVDLDQCEANGICVGIAPDVFELDDEDVLHIVEADVPADRLADVEDAVAQCPKAALKLQ, via the coding sequence ATGAAGGTCACGGTCGATCTGGATCAATGCGAAGCCAACGGAATCTGTGTCGGAATCGCCCCCGACGTCTTCGAACTCGATGACGAGGACGTGTTGCACATCGTAGAAGCCGACGTACCTGCGGATCGGCTCGCCGATGTCGAGGATGCGGTGGCCCAGTGTCCGAAGGCGGCGCTGAAGTTGCAGTAG
- a CDS encoding 3-oxoacyl-ACP reductase, whose amino-acid sequence MSDVDNTDVSLAGRVAIVTGGGAGLGRAEALALAGAGASVVVNDLTESDAVAETLADIRALGAKAEFVAGSIAERATADALISTAEEAFGSVDIVVNNAGITRDRMLFNMSDEDFDAVVAVHLRGHFLLTRNAGAYWRAKSKAAGAPIYGRLVNTSSEAGLLGPEGQANYGAAKAGITALTLSAARGLSRFGVRANAIAPRARTAMTEAVFSAAPEGGIDPLSPDHVARLVAYLASPAADAVNGQLFVVYGPMVALMAAPVVEERFDAADDRWSVNDLAATLGGYFAQRPAGRTFSASSLIDLDN is encoded by the coding sequence GTGAGTGATGTGGACAACACGGATGTGAGCCTTGCGGGGCGGGTGGCCATCGTTACCGGTGGCGGCGCCGGACTGGGGCGCGCCGAGGCGCTGGCCTTGGCGGGGGCGGGCGCGTCGGTGGTGGTCAACGATCTGACGGAGTCGGATGCGGTGGCCGAAACCCTCGCCGATATCCGTGCGCTCGGCGCCAAGGCCGAGTTCGTCGCGGGCAGCATTGCCGAGCGGGCGACCGCCGATGCGCTCATCAGTACCGCCGAGGAAGCGTTCGGCAGTGTCGACATCGTGGTGAACAATGCGGGCATCACCCGCGACCGCATGCTGTTCAACATGTCCGACGAGGACTTCGATGCGGTGGTCGCGGTGCATCTGCGCGGCCATTTTCTATTGACCCGCAATGCGGGCGCCTACTGGCGGGCCAAGTCCAAGGCGGCGGGCGCGCCGATCTACGGCAGGCTCGTCAACACCTCCTCCGAAGCGGGCCTGCTCGGCCCGGAGGGGCAGGCCAACTACGGTGCGGCCAAGGCCGGTATCACCGCGCTGACGCTCTCCGCCGCACGCGGGCTGTCCCGATTCGGCGTGCGCGCCAATGCCATTGCGCCGCGGGCGCGCACCGCGATGACCGAAGCGGTCTTCAGCGCGGCGCCGGAGGGCGGCATCGATCCGCTCTCGCCGGATCATGTGGCGCGGTTGGTCGCGTATCTCGCTTCGCCCGCCGCCGATGCGGTCAACGGGCAACTGTTCGTGGTGTACGGGCCGATGGTCGCCTTGATGGCCGCGCCGGTCGTAGAAGAGCGTTTCGACGCCGCCGATGATCGCTGGTCGGTAAATGATCTCGCCGCCACGCTCGGTGGTTACTTCGCGCAGCGGCCCGCGGGGCGTACGTTTTCAGCGTCCTCTTTGATCGATCTGGACAACTGA
- a CDS encoding ABC transporter permease — protein sequence MNEVLAVPLRAVGGFFELVADVARASIRRPFQGREFIDQAWFIARVSIIPTLLVAIPFTVLVSFTLNILLREIGAADLSGAGAAFGAVTQVGPIVTVLIVAGAGATAICADLGARTIREEIDAMRVLGIDPVQRLVVPRVLASMFVALMLNGLVCTIGIVGGFLFSVLLQDVNPGAFVNGITLLTHLPELVISEVKAGLFGLIAGLVACYLGLNVKGGPKSVGDAVNQTVVFAFMALFVVNVVVTAVGIKFAVR from the coding sequence ATGAACGAGGTCCTTGCTGTGCCATTGCGGGCAGTCGGCGGATTCTTCGAACTCGTTGCCGACGTCGCACGGGCCAGCATTCGACGTCCGTTCCAAGGGCGCGAGTTCATTGATCAGGCCTGGTTCATCGCACGCGTTTCGATCATTCCGACACTACTGGTGGCGATTCCGTTCACCGTGCTGGTGAGCTTCACGCTCAACATTCTGCTGCGTGAAATCGGCGCCGCCGATCTCAGCGGCGCCGGTGCGGCATTCGGTGCGGTCACCCAGGTCGGACCGATTGTCACCGTATTGATCGTGGCGGGCGCGGGCGCTACCGCGATCTGCGCGGATCTCGGGGCGCGAACCATTCGCGAAGAGATCGATGCGATGCGCGTCCTCGGTATCGACCCGGTGCAGCGGCTGGTAGTGCCGCGGGTGCTGGCCTCGATGTTCGTGGCATTGATGTTGAACGGCCTGGTGTGCACCATCGGCATCGTCGGCGGGTTCCTGTTCTCGGTGCTGCTGCAGGATGTGAATCCGGGTGCTTTCGTCAATGGCATCACGCTGCTCACCCATCTGCCCGAGCTGGTCATCTCCGAAGTGAAGGCCGGTTTGTTCGGGCTGATCGCCGGACTGGTGGCCTGTTATCTCGGCCTGAATGTCAAAGGTGGTCCCAAGAGTGTCGGTGATGCGGTGAATCAGACCGTTGTCTTCGCCTTTATGGCCCTGTTCGTGGTGAATGTCGTGGTCACCGCCGTCGGTATCAAGTTCGCGGTGCGGTGA
- a CDS encoding MlaE family ABC transporter permease, with the protein MAFVIQSRFPRTVRRVRRFSNSLDSLGKHAVFYAQTIGSIPRALIYYRTETIRLIAEISMGTGALAVIGGTVVIVGFLTLFTGGTIAVQGYSSLGNIGVEALTGFFAAFINVRIAAPVISGIGLAATIGAGSTAQLGAMRVAEEIDALESMAIRPVPYLVGTRVLAGMIAIVPLYALAVICSFIASRFATVVIYGQSAGVYDHYFSTFLIPSDILWSFAQAIFMALAVMMIHTYYGYNAAGGPVGVGIAVGNAVRASLVAVVTVTLLISLAIYGTSGNFHLSG; encoded by the coding sequence ATGGCATTCGTAATCCAATCCCGCTTCCCGCGTACCGTGCGGCGAGTGCGTCGCTTTTCGAACTCGCTCGATTCGCTGGGTAAACATGCGGTGTTCTATGCGCAGACAATCGGTTCCATCCCACGCGCACTGATCTACTATCGCACCGAGACCATTCGTTTGATCGCCGAAATCAGCATGGGCACAGGTGCTTTGGCGGTTATCGGCGGAACGGTGGTCATCGTCGGATTTCTAACGCTGTTCACCGGCGGCACCATCGCGGTACAGGGTTACAGTTCGCTCGGCAATATCGGCGTCGAGGCGCTGACGGGCTTCTTCGCGGCATTCATCAATGTGCGCATCGCGGCGCCGGTGATCTCCGGAATCGGTTTGGCCGCAACCATCGGCGCGGGTTCTACCGCGCAGCTCGGTGCCATGCGGGTGGCCGAGGAGATCGACGCACTGGAGTCCATGGCGATCCGGCCGGTGCCGTATCTGGTCGGCACCCGGGTGCTCGCGGGCATGATCGCGATCGTGCCGCTGTACGCGCTCGCGGTGATCTGCTCGTTCATCGCCAGCCGATTCGCCACCGTGGTCATCTACGGGCAGTCGGCAGGCGTCTACGACCACTACTTCTCCACCTTCCTGATCCCCAGCGACATCCTCTGGTCCTTCGCCCAGGCGATCTTCATGGCCTTGGCGGTCATGATGATTCACACCTACTACGGCTACAACGCCGCGGGCGGACCGGTCGGCGTCGGGATCGCGGTCGGCAATGCGGTGCGGGCCTCGCTGGTCGCGGTGGTCACGGTGACACTGCTGATCTCGCTGGCCATCTACGGCACCTCCGGCAACTTCCATCTCTCCGGGTAG
- a CDS encoding MCE family protein yields the protein MATKQSGSGLGAALRGGLGLKLAGLGMVIALVAVVSVAMVMFFGGFTKTVTVTVDAPRSGLVLDPDAKVKIRGVEIGRVSEIKQTVDGAKLTLAMDPELLKMVPSNATVDIKSTTVFGAKYINFTAPEQASSTPLKPGSTVTAESVTVEFNTLFQHLTDVLQKIEPEKLNATLSALGTALQGRGEKLGDLLARSDAYLRDINPSLPALQRDLVSSTGVTNLYADTVPDLLRTTDNLTVTARTLVEEQENVDAMLANLIGLADTTGSVLRENEQPLVTALDLLRPTTQLLNDYKPALYCLVVGLANVLPIGEDIFGGRFDAVPLNASFMPGADAYQYPEDLPKVNATGGPHCEGVLDRVPDSHANFVVTDTSEGHVWTPSTTTHLNGPKVFQLLFAGLPGVGQL from the coding sequence ATGGCAACGAAGCAATCGGGAAGCGGCCTCGGCGCGGCACTGCGCGGCGGGCTCGGGCTCAAGCTCGCCGGGCTCGGCATGGTGATCGCGCTGGTCGCGGTCGTGTCCGTCGCGATGGTCATGTTCTTCGGCGGATTCACCAAGACGGTGACCGTCACGGTGGACGCACCGCGCAGCGGCCTGGTGCTCGATCCCGACGCCAAGGTGAAGATCCGCGGTGTGGAGATCGGTCGGGTCTCGGAGATCAAGCAGACCGTCGACGGTGCGAAGCTGACGCTGGCGATGGATCCCGAACTGCTGAAAATGGTTCCGTCCAATGCGACCGTGGATATCAAGTCCACCACGGTATTCGGCGCCAAGTACATCAATTTCACTGCGCCGGAACAGGCTTCGTCGACCCCGCTGAAGCCGGGATCGACCGTGACGGCCGAATCGGTGACCGTCGAATTCAATACGCTGTTCCAGCATCTGACCGATGTGCTGCAGAAGATCGAGCCGGAAAAGCTCAATGCCACACTGTCGGCGCTGGGCACCGCGCTGCAGGGGCGCGGCGAGAAGCTCGGTGATCTGCTCGCCCGCAGCGATGCCTACCTGCGCGATATCAATCCGAGTCTGCCTGCACTGCAAAGGGATCTGGTCTCCTCGACCGGTGTCACCAATCTGTATGCCGACACCGTGCCGGATCTGCTGCGCACCACCGATAACTTGACCGTGACGGCCAGGACACTCGTCGAGGAGCAGGAGAACGTCGATGCGATGCTGGCCAACCTCATCGGACTGGCAGATACCACCGGCTCAGTGCTGCGCGAGAACGAACAACCGCTGGTGACGGCGCTGGATCTGCTGCGTCCGACCACCCAGTTGCTCAACGACTACAAGCCCGCGCTGTACTGCCTGGTCGTCGGCCTGGCCAATGTGCTCCCGATCGGTGAGGACATCTTCGGCGGACGGTTCGACGCGGTGCCGCTCAATGCGAGTTTCATGCCGGGCGCCGATGCCTACCAGTACCCGGAGGATCTGCCGAAGGTGAATGCCACCGGCGGGCCGCACTGTGAGGGTGTGCTGGACCGGGTGCCGGACAGCCACGCGAACTTCGTGGTCACCGATACCTCCGAGGGTCACGTGTGGACGCCGTCGACGACGACACATCTGAACGGGCCCAAGGTGTTCCAGCTGCTGTTCGCCGGATTGCCGGGGGTGGGGCAGCTGTGA
- a CDS encoding MCE family protein gives MKPHATTVKLTIFTLVMALVLAGLVVVFSQMRFARETGYHAVFTNSSGMLDGAKVRIAGVPVGSVTGVHVGKDNLAHVDFDVESRYRLYTSTKATIRYENLVGDRYLELLEGPGTAQVISKGSTIGLDRTSPALDLDMLLGGFKPLLRGLDPAQVNDLTEALLQVFQGQGGTLVALLNSSGSFAKTLADRDALIGSVIENLKTVLATIDDRDQQFATTLEELQRLVSGLAADKDPIGAALPRIAGATGDLTDLLQQARPDLKTTIEQTGTVAATLDDGSDTVQWVLDRLPETYKKLVRIGSYGSFLNMYVCGTNFIVDGPDGKPMHITLPGMQTTGRCAKSR, from the coding sequence GTGAAACCACACGCGACAACAGTCAAGCTGACGATCTTTACGCTGGTGATGGCGCTGGTATTGGCCGGACTGGTGGTGGTGTTCAGCCAGATGCGCTTCGCCAGGGAGACCGGCTATCACGCGGTCTTCACCAACTCCTCCGGCATGCTGGACGGTGCGAAGGTGCGAATCGCCGGTGTGCCGGTGGGTTCGGTGACCGGGGTGCATGTCGGCAAGGACAATCTCGCGCACGTCGATTTCGATGTGGAAAGCAGGTACCGGCTCTACACCAGCACCAAGGCGACCATCCGCTACGAAAACCTGGTCGGAGACCGGTATCTCGAACTGCTGGAGGGGCCGGGTACCGCGCAGGTGATATCCAAGGGCAGCACCATCGGCCTTGATCGCACCTCGCCCGCACTAGATCTCGATATGTTGCTCGGCGGCTTCAAACCGCTGCTGCGCGGCCTCGATCCGGCTCAGGTCAATGATCTGACCGAGGCGCTGCTCCAGGTTTTCCAGGGGCAGGGCGGCACGCTCGTCGCGCTGCTGAACAGTTCCGGATCGTTCGCCAAAACCCTCGCCGATCGAGATGCGTTGATCGGCAGTGTGATCGAGAATCTGAAGACCGTGCTCGCCACGATCGATGACCGCGATCAGCAGTTCGCCACCACGCTCGAGGAATTGCAGCGGCTGGTCAGCGGTTTGGCCGCCGATAAGGATCCGATCGGCGCGGCCCTGCCGCGGATCGCCGGTGCGACAGGGGATCTGACCGATCTGCTGCAGCAGGCCCGGCCGGATCTGAAGACCACTATCGAGCAGACCGGCACCGTCGCCGCCACCCTCGACGACGGCTCCGACACCGTCCAGTGGGTGCTGGACCGACTGCCCGAAACCTACAAGAAGCTGGTCCGGATCGGTTCCTACGGGTCGTTCCTGAATATGTACGTGTGCGGCACGAACTTCATTGTCGACGGGCCGGACGGCAAGCCGATGCACATCACCCTGCCCGGTATGCAGACGACGGGAAGGTGTGCGAAGAGCCGATGA